In Streptomyces violaceusniger Tu 4113, one DNA window encodes the following:
- a CDS encoding protein jag: MTEGTTPAAEGVDTLSRLEQEGEIAADYLEGLLDIADLDGDIDMDVEADRAAVSIISDSTSRDLQKLVGRDGEVLEALQELTRLAVHRETGDRSRLMLDITGYRARKRAELTELGTKAAEEAKGTAQPVKLKAMTPFERKVVHDAVAAAGLRSESEGEEPQRCVVVLPV, from the coding sequence GTGACGGAAGGCACCACCCCGGCCGCCGAGGGTGTCGACACCCTCTCCCGCCTTGAGCAGGAAGGGGAGATCGCGGCCGACTACCTCGAGGGGCTGCTGGACATCGCGGACCTCGACGGCGACATCGACATGGACGTCGAGGCCGATCGCGCAGCGGTGTCGATCATCAGCGACTCGACCAGCCGCGATCTGCAGAAGCTGGTCGGTCGCGACGGTGAGGTGCTGGAGGCCCTTCAGGAGCTGACCCGCCTCGCAGTGCACCGGGAGACCGGCGACCGCAGCCGGCTGATGCTCGACATCACCGGATACCGGGCCCGTAAGCGTGCCGAGCTGACCGAGCTGGGCACCAAGGCTGCGGAGGAGGCGAAGGGCACCGCTCAGCCGGTGAAGCTGAAGGCGATGACGCCCTTCGAGCGGAAGGTGGTGCACGACGCTGTGGCCGCCGCCGGGCTGCGCAGCGAGTCCGAGGGCGAGGAGCCCCAGCGCTGCGTGGTCGTGCTTCCGGTCTGA
- the rsmG gene encoding 16S rRNA (guanine(527)-N(7))-methyltransferase RsmG → MTEAAELPPAPPEARDVFGDRFPEAVRYGELLADVGVTRGLIGPREVPRLWERHLLNCAVLSEVVPEEVTVCDVGSGAGLPGIPLALTRPDLQITLLEPLLRRTNFLREVVELLGLEHVTVVRGRAEEVLGKLTPMHVVTARAVAPLDRLAGWGVPLLRPYGEMLLLKGDTAEEELKQARAALGKLGVVEASVLHVGEGVVDPPSTVVRVEVGESPGGVRFAAKRAKAARRTPRRRP, encoded by the coding sequence GTGACGGAAGCAGCGGAGCTCCCCCCGGCGCCCCCCGAGGCAAGGGACGTATTCGGTGACCGCTTCCCGGAGGCCGTGCGCTACGGCGAGCTGCTGGCCGATGTGGGAGTGACGCGCGGGCTGATCGGCCCGCGCGAGGTGCCGCGGCTGTGGGAGCGGCATCTGCTGAACTGCGCCGTGCTCTCCGAAGTGGTGCCCGAGGAGGTCACCGTCTGCGATGTGGGGTCGGGGGCCGGGCTCCCCGGTATCCCGCTCGCCCTGACTCGCCCTGACCTCCAGATCACGCTTCTGGAGCCCTTGCTGCGGCGGACGAACTTTCTGCGGGAGGTGGTCGAGCTGCTGGGGCTGGAGCATGTGACGGTGGTGCGCGGCCGTGCCGAGGAGGTCCTCGGGAAGCTGACCCCGATGCATGTGGTGACGGCTCGGGCGGTGGCCCCGCTGGACCGGCTGGCCGGCTGGGGGGTTCCGCTGCTGCGCCCGTACGGCGAGATGCTGCTCCTGAAGGGCGACACCGCCGAGGAAGAGCTGAAGCAGGCCCGGGCCGCGTTGGGCAAGCTGGGTGTGGTGGAGGCCTCGGTGCTGCATGTCGGTGAGGGAGTGGTGGACCCGCCCTCGACGGTGGTGCGGGTCGAGGTCGGGGAGAGCCCCGGGGGTGTGCGCTTCGCCGCGAAGCGGGCCAAGGCTGCTCGCCGGACGCCGCGCCGTCGGCCCTGA